In the Armatimonadota bacterium genome, GGACGTGCAGCGCGTGGTCGTGGCCTCGTCCCAGGCGGTCTACGGGGAAGGACGGCACCGGTGCCAGAACCCGTCCTGTCCCGGCGCAGCGGCGGGGCGTGACTACTATCCCGACATCCGTACCGACGAGCAGCTGGCCGCAGGCCGGTGGGACCACCAGTGTCCCGAGTGCGGCGAGGTACTGGTTCCGGTCCCGAGCGACGAGCAGCAGCGGGTCAACCCGCAGAATCAGTATGCGATCTCCAAGTACACGCAGGAACTCATCGCCCGGAGCCTGGGGCAGCGCTACCGCATCCCGACCGTCGTGGCGCGCTACTCCATCGTGCAGGGGCCGCGTCAGTCGTTCCACAACGCCTACTCTGGCGCGTGTCGCATCTTCAGCCTGAGCTACCTGCTCGGCCGTGCGCCCAGGGTCTACGAGGACGGCCAGCAGCTGCGAGACTTCGTCAACATCGAAGACGCGGTGACGGCCACCATGTTGCTCCTCACGCATCCCAACGTCGTCGACGGGGTGTTCAACGTGGGCGGGAGCCGACCGTACACGGCCCTGGAGTTCGCGGAGATCGTGCGGACGGTGGTGGGCAGCGACCTGGCCCCCGAGCTGGCCGGGGACTACCGGTTCGGCGACACCAGGCACATCGTGTCGGACATCACGCGGCTTCGGGCGCTGGGATGGACGCCCCGGCATCCGCCGGAGAAGAGCGTGGCCGACTACGTGCACTGGGTGCGGTCCCAGCAGGGCTTCGACCGCGTCCTCGACGAGGCCGAGCAACGTCTGCGCGCGCTGGGCGTCGTGCGGCGCGCGCGCCGGGGGTCGCCATGAACCGTACCCCGGCGGGCCCGCGCCCTGCGCTCTACGTGCTCCGGCATGGCGAGACGGCGTCCAACCTCGTCGGCCGGTACGCGGGACGCAGCGACGAGACGCTCACCCTGCAGGGCGAAGCGCAGGCGGCGCAGGCAGGCGAGCGGCTGCGGGCCCTGGGGATTGCGGCCGTCTACACGAGCCCGATCGTGCGGGCGCGGCAGACCGCCGAGATCGTCGCCCGGGCGCTCGGGGTCCCGGTGCGGATCGAGGACGGGCTGGCGGAGATGGCCATGGGGCCGTGGGAGGGGCTCCTCGAGGACGAGGTGGCGGCCCGGTACCCGGTGGAGTTCCAGCTCTGGCGGACTCGTCCAAGCCTCCTGCGCCTACCGGGGCGTGAGTCGCTGGTCGACGTCCAGACGCGTGCGCGGCACGCGGTGCAGCGCATCATGCGCCAGGCCGCGGGACGCCCGGTGGCTGCGGTGACCCACGTCGCCCTCGTCCGGTGCCTGTACCTGTGGGCTCGCGGGCTGCCGTTGGACGACTACCCGACCGTCGGCGTCCCCAACGCCTCCATCTTCGTGCTCGCGGCGGCGAGCGACGGCGTGACGATGGTCCGTCTGGACGAGCACGACGGGCCGCAGGCGTCCTGATGACCACGACCGCGCCGGCGAGAGTCCCTCCGGGCCGCAAAGCACGGGCAGCCGCACCCGATGACCACCACCGCACGGGCGAGCGGCGACGCAGCGTACAGGCCCGGGGCCCGACAGCGCGGGCACGCCCGGCGCAGTCTCCGGACAGGGAAGGGGCTGCGGGACCGGCGCCGCGGGTCACGGGTTGCGCGGCGCCGCGGTCGTGCGCGCCTGACCCCGGACGCGGCCGCGGCGGACCTCGACCTCGACCGTGACGCCGCCATCGGCAGGCTCCACGGTGAAGCCGACGACGCCGGTGGCCACCATGCGACTACCCTGCTGGACCATGCGTCCCTGGGCGTCGGCCGTGTAGCGCTGCCGTAGCACCTCGCCGCGACCGCGGCGGAACACGTAGACGATCCATTCGCCGCTCGCCTCCGGTCCGGCGGCCGGCATGACCGCCAGGACCGGCTCACCGTCGTCGACGGGCACCCGCGGCTGTACGATCACGCCCGGGGTCTGACTGGCGTTGCGCACGTCCCGCGCCACCGCGTCGACGAGGACGGCAGCATGCGCCTGGGCTTCCTGGAGGTCGCGACCGCGGCGCCAGATGTTGAGGCCGGCCACCAGCAGTGACCCGACCAGCCCGACCACCACCGCGCCGAGCGCCACGGCGATGACGATCTCGAGCAGGGTCAGGCCGCGAACGCCGGCACCCCATGCCCTCCCACCCGCCGCCCGGGTCGGCGTCGCACCGCTCGCGGATCGCGTCCGGCCGAGGGACGACGGCGTCACTGCCCGACGAAGTCGCAGGCCGCCGAGACGTGGCGGAGCGTGGTCAACGTCACGGTCCGTGGCCGGCGGGCCTGGGTCCAGGTGACGTGTACCGTCAGTTCCCAGAGGCGAGAGCCTACGCGCTGCACGGTCGTCCGGCGGTGGAACCGCAGGCCATGCAGTTCCACGTCAGACGGCACCTGCGCGTGGAACGACGACCCACAGGGTGCCGCCGCCAGCGTGGCCAGTGCTTCTTCGGCCAGGCTCGTGGCGGTGTGCAGACCCGATGCCAGGGCGGCCGCGCGCAGCGCGACAGCGAACGCGGAGAACACCAGTACCGCGGTCGCCCCAAGGAGCATGACGGCGATGAGCACCTCTAGCAGCGTCATGCCGCGCGGACCGGCGCGCTCAGGCATAGATCACCCCCTCGGCACATGAGTTGTCCTGTCGCCGGGGATTTCCCTGTTCGTCCGACGACGTGCAGGCACCCGCCGGCTGGGCGTAGGGAGTCTGAAGGCGGCACGACGGGGGTACAGTTCTCATGACACTGCAGAGTACCGGAGGTCGCGTACGCCCACGCCTGACCGTTACCCCGTTCCCTGGTCGGCCCGCTCCGTCGAGGCGGCCGCACGACGCGCAGCCGCAGGTTGCATGTGCGCCCCTTCGAAATCGGCCGGGGACCCCGCGGGTGGATGGCGTCGGGGGTGTCGGTTCGCGATGCTCGCAGCTGGAGCGACCGTCCTGGCCGTCACAATGGTTGGTGCGGTGGCCCCGGCGCTGGCGGCGCCTGGCGACAGGGCGCCTCGGGTGCACGTGGTACAGCCCGGCGAGACCGTCTACCGCATCGCACGCCGCTACGGCGTCACGATCGATGCGCTGGCCGCTGTCAATGGTCTGGCCGATCCCACCAGGATACGGGCAGGCCAGCGCCTGCGGATTCCCCCGGCGGGGGGCATCGTGCCCAGCGGGGGCCGCACGCACACCCGGTCGCCGCGGAGGGGCGATACGGTAATCCCGGCCGGGGCAGCGCCCTCGCCCCCAGCGGTGTCCAGGGCCCCGGCGCAGGCGCTGCAGGTGTCGGCGCCTGCAGTGCCGGTGGAGATCTTGCTGGGTCCGCCATCCTCCCTTCCCGCACCAGGCGACGGCGTGTGGCAACCGCCGCCCGGG is a window encoding:
- a CDS encoding NAD-dependent epimerase/dehydratase family protein; amino-acid sequence: MLRVLVTGGAGFLGSHTVDALLAAGHEVRILDSFAAPVHASGRPSYLPRDAEVVEGDVRDKRAWARALPGVDAVVHMAAYQDYLPDFSTFFHVNSVGTALLYEVVVEQRLDVQRVVVASSQAVYGEGRHRCQNPSCPGAAAGRDYYPDIRTDEQLAAGRWDHQCPECGEVLVPVPSDEQQRVNPQNQYAISKYTQELIARSLGQRYRIPTVVARYSIVQGPRQSFHNAYSGACRIFSLSYLLGRAPRVYEDGQQLRDFVNIEDAVTATMLLLTHPNVVDGVFNVGGSRPYTALEFAEIVRTVVGSDLAPELAGDYRFGDTRHIVSDITRLRALGWTPRHPPEKSVADYVHWVRSQQGFDRVLDEAEQRLRALGVVRRARRGSP
- a CDS encoding histidine phosphatase family protein produces the protein MNRTPAGPRPALYVLRHGETASNLVGRYAGRSDETLTLQGEAQAAQAGERLRALGIAAVYTSPIVRARQTAEIVARALGVPVRIEDGLAEMAMGPWEGLLEDEVAARYPVEFQLWRTRPSLLRLPGRESLVDVQTRARHAVQRIMRQAAGRPVAAVTHVALVRCLYLWARGLPLDDYPTVGVPNASIFVLAAASDGVTMVRLDEHDGPQAS
- a CDS encoding type II secretion system protein; amino-acid sequence: MPERAGPRGMTLLEVLIAVMLLGATAVLVFSAFAVALRAAALASGLHTATSLAEEALATLAAAPCGSSFHAQVPSDVELHGLRFHRRTTVQRVGSRLWELTVHVTWTQARRPRTVTLTTLRHVSAACDFVGQ